The following proteins come from a genomic window of Triticum aestivum cultivar Chinese Spring chromosome 6A, IWGSC CS RefSeq v2.1, whole genome shotgun sequence:
- the LOC123128681 gene encoding uncharacterized protein, translating into MGRKLPPFAPAATRKRKGSALAPLAACKHSAPARQIGGWASLPTDIVGLITCRLLAGDGDVVDYICFRAVCFSWRACTPAPRDPNLRDPRLRPRGWVALCDGDAVRPDDACEIVFFHTRTARRLRVPLPELRRHRIIGFTDGLVILMHKTTTAVRVLHPFTRDVVDFQPLATLYHQVVRHKGSLLDMNAAVCSSAASSADSIAVVVWFPYTDVVLAADPGSDWEVLHRGFYVWCALPFQGRLYATLCCSSEIVQLYPPRRNGPQENSLVVIARAPHSADREVCNFTSWSLEEGCCSPSGSQLLMQMGQNGMRLTGRDNWSAGSM; encoded by the coding sequence ATGGGGAGGAAATTGCCCCCTTTTGCTCCGGCGGCGACAAGGAAGCGAAAAGGTTCCGCCTTGGCCCCGCTCGCCGCGTGCAAGCACAGTGCGCCGGCGCGGCAAATCGGTGGCTGGGCGTCCCTGCCCACCGACATAGTGGGCCTCATCACCTGCCGGCTCCTGGCCGGCGACGGCGATGTGGTCGATTACATCTGCTTCCGCGCCGTCTGCTTCAGCTGGCGCGCCTGCACGCCCGCTCCCCGCGACCCCAATCTGCGGGATCCGCGCCTCCGCCCGCGCGGCTGGGTCGCGCTCTGTGACGGGGACGCCGTCCGCCCGGACGACGCCTGCGAGATCGTCTTCTTCCACACGCGCACCGCCAGGCGCCTCCGCGTCCCCTTGCCGGAGCTCCGGCGGCACAGAATCATCGGCTTCACCGACGGTCTCGTCATCCTCATGCACAAGACCACCACCGCGGTCCGCGTGCTGCACCCGTTCACGCGCGACGTGGTCGACTTCCAGCCCCTCGCTACTCTGTACCACCAGGTGGTCAGGCACAAGGGGTCCCTGCTTGACATGAACGCCGCGGTGTGCAGCAGCGCGGCGTCCTCCGCAGACTCCATTGCCGTGGTGGTCTGGTTCCCCTACACGGACGTGGTGCTTGCGGCCGACCCGGGCTCAGATTGGGAGGTCCTCCACAGAGGATTCTATGTTTGGTGCGCCTTGCCCTTCCAAGGAAGGCTCTATGCCACCCTGTGTTGTTCGAGTGAGATTGTGCAGCTATACCCTCCGAGACGAAACGGACCGCAAGAGAACTCTCTGGTGGTGATTGCTCGCGCTCCACATTCTGCTGACCGCGAAGTCTGTAATTTTACCTCGTGGAGTCTGGAGGAAGGATGCTGCTCGCCGTCCGGCAGCCAGCTCCTTATGCAAATGGGGCAGAATGGAATGCGATTGACTGGTCGCGACAATTGGTCTGCAGGCTCTATGTAG